The nucleotide sequence GCGCGTGCCGGGCGCATGCCGAACAAGGAATCCGAATGGCCTATCTCATCGCGTTGCATTCGCTGGCCGCCACCATCTGGGTGGGCGGGTTGTTCTTTCTGGTTGGTGTGCTGCGGCCGGCGGCCTCGTCGGTGCCGCTGGGCGAGCGGTTGCCATTGTTGTCGATCGCGCTCGGCCGTTTCTTTCTGTGGGTCTGGATCGCGATCTTCACGCTGTTGGTCACCGGCTATGCGATGACGGGGCTGCTCGGCGGCATCGCCGTGGTGCCGGCCTATATTAACGTAATGCAGGCGCTGGCCTGGATCATGATCGCGCTGTATGCGCATATGTTCTTCGCGCCCTGGAAACGGGTGCGGGCGGCGCTGGCGGCCGGCGCGCTGGCCGATGCCGGCCGGGCCATGAATCAGTTGCGCCTGTTCGCCACCGCCAGTCTGTGGCTCGGGCTGCTGATCATCGCGATCGCCACCGGCGGCAGCTACGGGTTGCTGTAGCGGGCGCCTCGGGCGCGCGACGCGGCTGTTAAACTACGCGTCCGTGCAGCCCAGCCATCGATCGTCATGCCCGAAACGCTTTTTGAATCCGAACTGCACAGCCTGCCGCTGCTCATGCGCGGCAAGGTGCGCGATGTCTACGCAGTCGGTGTCGATTATCTGTTGATCGTGGCCACCGACCGGTTGTCGGCCTTCGATGTGGTGTTGCCCGATCCGATTCCGGGCAAGGGCGCGGTGCTCACCGAGCTGACCCATTTCTGGTTCGATCGCTTCGCCGGCACGGTGGCCGACCAGCGTGTCGACATGCCGCTCGAGCGGATTCTCGACGACGCCGAAATCGCGCAGGTCGCAGGCCGGGCGATGCTCGTGCGGCGGCTCGACGCGCTGCCGATCGAAGCGGTCGTCCGCGGTTACGTGATCGGCTCGGGCTGGAAGGATTACCAGGCCACCGGCGCGATCTCCGGCATCGCGCTGCCCGAGGGCCTGGCTCAGGCCGAGAAACTGGCCGAGCCCATATTCACCCCGGCGACCAAGGCCGCGGCCGGCGATCACGACGAAACCATCTCCTTCGAGCGTACCGCCGAGATCATTGGCCCCGAGCGCGCGGCCGAGGTGCGCGATGTCGCGACCGGCCTCTATCGCTCGGCGGCCGACTACGCGGCCGAGCGCGGCATCATCATTGCCGACACCAAGTTCGAATTCGGCGTCGATCAGAATGATCAGCTCGTGCTCATCGACGAAGTGCTCACCCCCGATTCCTCGCGCTTCTGGCCGGCCGACCAATACGCCACCGGCATGAGCCCGCCCAGTTTCGACAAACAGTACGTGCGCGACTATCTGGAAACGCTGGACTGGGACAAGACGGCGCCGGGGCCGCGTCTGCCGGCCGACGTGATCGCCAATACGGCGGCCAAGTACGCCGAAGCGCGCGACCGCCTGATCGGCCGCTGAACCTGGGTATGCGGCGGCACCGGATGCATCGCCATGATGAACTCGGCGTGGCGCGCGCGGCCTGAGTTGGCCGGGTCAGTGTTGGCCCGGCGGCGGGCAGGTTTTGCCGCAGTGGGCCAGCGTATGCGCGAGCCACTGGCGAATATCGCGATCCAGCTGTGTATCGGCTTTCGCCAACGCAGCTACGCCGCCGACGGCGTTCGCATTCGACGCCGGTGCGGTGGTCTGGAAGCGCTTCTGCGCGATCACTGCGCCGTTGTCGGCACGCAGCAGCGTGGCGGTAGCGCTGATCCGGCCCTGGCTGGCCGTGCGCGACGAGAAGTGCTGCGAGAAATCCGTCAGTTCGAGTTGCAGCGCGAGATCGGCCTGGCCGGAAGCGTTGGCGAGCACGGCCGGGAACAGCCCGGACGCCGATAGCGCATCCCTCAGATTGTCACCCACCAGCCGGGCCGGTGTGTCGGCCCACGCGGAGCGGGTATAGGCGGCAAGCTTGGCGTTGTTGGCGTAGTCCAGCCGGTACAGCATGCGTTTGGAATTCAGCCAGTCCGGTGCGCTGACCGGGCGCAGGTCCAGCGTATACCCGGTCGATGGCGTGCTGGCGCTTGTCGGTTCCGACGAGCCGGCGTCCAGGGTATAGCGCGTCGGATAGTGGTCGCCGCCACTGAGTACGCTGCAGCCGGTCAGGCCGAACATGGCGCTGGCAGCCATCACGACGAGCGCGAGCATGGCCAGGCGTTGGAAAAAACGGGGGCATGGCGTCATGTCGAAGTTCCTCATTGGCCGCCGGCGGCATGGAAACCGGGTTCGCCCGGCCCGGGGCGACGTGCCGGTGGGCCGGTGAGTACGCTCTGGGGCTTGGACGACAGTTCGGCGCCGAGCTTCTGGATCTGGCGCGCCGTGTCCTGCATCTGGCGTGTGAGCGCATCGATGTGCGGCAGCACCTGATTGTTCAGGTTACGCATCACGTCCTGGCTCGACTGGCCGACGTTCCGGGCCGATTTCGCCGCCTTGCCCGCTTTCTGGATCGCCGGGATCGCCTTGTGGGTCAGTTGGTCGACGCTGTCGACCGTATGCCGCAGTTGCTGGGTCAGTTTCGGCAACTGGGCCAGCGTCGGCTGGAGACTCTTTTCGGCCTCGGTGAGCTGGCGTGTCGCCTGATTGAGCTGGGCCAGGGTCTGGCTGATGTGTTTGGCGTTCTTGCCGCCGGTCAGATTCTGGACCTGGTCGAGGATTTGGGTGACCTTCTTCAGATCGGCCTGACCCCGGCTCTTGAGCCGGCCCAGCAGCCCCTTGTGCAACGGCATATGGGGCGGATTGCCGGACAACGCCGGCGCCGAGGGGTTGGGTGTGTGCAACGTCAGCGTGGACATCCCGGTGAGGCCCTGGGTGGCGAGTTGACCGTAGCTGGACTGCGTCAGCGGCACCGAGTCGCGCACCTTGAACACGATGCGGACCTTGTTGGCGTCGTGTGGATCGAAACCCACGCTTTCGATGTGCCCGACCTTGAGCCCTTTGAACTTGACCGGCGATTGGGCGCTGACGCCGCCCGCCGACTGGGTGGT is from Salinisphaera sp. LB1 and encodes:
- a CDS encoding CopD family protein, which produces MAYLIALHSLAATIWVGGLFFLVGVLRPAASSVPLGERLPLLSIALGRFFLWVWIAIFTLLVTGYAMTGLLGGIAVVPAYINVMQALAWIMIALYAHMFFAPWKRVRAALAAGALADAGRAMNQLRLFATASLWLGLLIIAIATGGSYGLL
- a CDS encoding phosphoribosylaminoimidazolesuccinocarboxamide synthase codes for the protein MPETLFESELHSLPLLMRGKVRDVYAVGVDYLLIVATDRLSAFDVVLPDPIPGKGAVLTELTHFWFDRFAGTVADQRVDMPLERILDDAEIAQVAGRAMLVRRLDALPIEAVVRGYVIGSGWKDYQATGAISGIALPEGLAQAEKLAEPIFTPATKAAAGDHDETISFERTAEIIGPERAAEVRDVATGLYRSAADYAAERGIIIADTKFEFGVDQNDQLVLIDEVLTPDSSRFWPADQYATGMSPPSFDKQYVRDYLETLDWDKTAPGPRLPADVIANTAAKYAEARDRLIGR
- a CDS encoding ABC-type transport auxiliary lipoprotein family protein, producing MTPCPRFFQRLAMLALVVMAASAMFGLTGCSVLSGGDHYPTRYTLDAGSSEPTSASTPSTGYTLDLRPVSAPDWLNSKRMLYRLDYANNAKLAAYTRSAWADTPARLVGDNLRDALSASGLFPAVLANASGQADLALQLELTDFSQHFSSRTASQGRISATATLLRADNGAVIAQKRFQTTAPASNANAVGGVAALAKADTQLDRDIRQWLAHTLAHCGKTCPPPGQH
- a CDS encoding MlaD family protein — protein: MEYRSHIVAAVIFILVFGGGAVGFFLWLSTGGNAHRTIVIETTQSAGGVSAQSPVKFKGLKVGHIESVGFDPHDANKVRIVFKVRDSVPLTQSSYGQLATQGLTGMSTLTLHTPNPSAPALSGNPPHMPLHKGLLGRLKSRGQADLKKVTQILDQVQNLTGGKNAKHISQTLAQLNQATRQLTEAEKSLQPTLAQLPKLTQQLRHTVDSVDQLTHKAIPAIQKAGKAAKSARNVGQSSQDVMRNLNNQVLPHIDALTRQMQDTARQIQKLGAELSSKPQSVLTGPPARRPGPGEPGFHAAGGQ